In Gemmatimonadota bacterium, a single genomic region encodes these proteins:
- a CDS encoding phospho-N-acetylmuramoyl-pentapeptide-transferase, whose product MLYHFLPGLSDVHIVFNVFRYLTFRAAGAVVTSLLIAFVFGPMVIRRLRLASVGQVVRDIGPEAHLSKAGTPTMGGVLIILAAVASTLLWADLTNVYVLIALVSLLWMGAIGFLDDYLKVVQGKSRGLIARYKMVGQWTFGLGLGVFLILNPISPHPSTATSVPFFSDVQANFFPFAFIVFSGFVVSGTSNAVNFTDGLDGLAAGLAAISAVTFGIFAYIAGRSDWANYLGFFALPGAGELAIFAVALAGAAIGFLWFNAHPAEVFMGDTGSLALGGAIGVMAILLKAEFLLVIVGGVFVMEILSVIVQTSYFRYTRARFGEGRRVFRMAPIHHHFEKLGWPEPKVVTRFWILGILFAMLAFGTLKIR is encoded by the coding sequence ATGCTCTACCACTTCCTACCGGGCCTCTCCGACGTGCACATCGTCTTCAACGTCTTCCGCTATCTGACGTTCCGAGCCGCGGGGGCCGTGGTGACGTCGTTGCTGATCGCATTCGTCTTCGGTCCCATGGTGATTCGCCGCCTTCGGCTCGCGAGTGTCGGCCAGGTCGTGCGTGACATCGGGCCCGAGGCGCACCTCTCGAAGGCCGGAACCCCTACCATGGGCGGGGTCCTGATTATCCTGGCGGCGGTCGCTTCAACGCTGCTGTGGGCAGACCTGACCAACGTGTACGTCCTGATCGCGCTCGTCTCGCTCCTGTGGATGGGCGCCATCGGCTTCCTGGACGACTACCTCAAAGTGGTTCAGGGGAAGTCGAGGGGTCTGATCGCCCGGTACAAGATGGTCGGGCAGTGGACGTTCGGGCTTGGACTCGGCGTCTTCCTGATCCTGAACCCGATCTCGCCTCATCCATCGACCGCGACCTCGGTGCCGTTTTTCTCGGATGTGCAGGCGAACTTCTTTCCGTTCGCCTTCATCGTCTTTTCGGGGTTCGTCGTCTCGGGTACGTCGAACGCGGTGAACTTCACGGATGGCCTCGACGGGCTCGCGGCGGGACTCGCTGCGATTTCGGCCGTGACGTTCGGGATCTTCGCCTACATCGCGGGCCGTTCCGATTGGGCGAACTACCTGGGCTTCTTCGCGCTACCCGGCGCGGGTGAGCTCGCGATCTTCGCGGTCGCGCTCGCAGGTGCCGCGATCGGATTCCTGTGGTTCAACGCTCACCCAGCCGAGGTCTTCATGGGTGACACCGGTTCCCTTGCGTTGGGCGGCGCGATCGGGGTCATGGCGATCCTACTCAAGGCTGAGTTCCTGCTGGTGATCGTCGGCGGCGTCTTCGTCATGGAGATCCTCTCGGTGATCGTGCAGACAAGCTACTTCCGATACACGCGCGCCCGGTTCGGGGAGGGCAGACGCGTCTTCAGGATGGCCCCCATCCATCACCACTTCGAGAAGCTCGGTTGGCCCGAGCCGAAGGTGGTAACGCGCTTTTGGATCCTCGGAATCCTGTTCGCGATGCTCGCGTTCGGAACCCTCAAGATCAGGTGA
- a CDS encoding UDP-N-acetylmuramoyl-tripeptide--D-alanyl-D-alanine ligase: MSRFVWTDGAVREALGLPAELADDGVAYSGVSTDSRLIAAGDLYVALSGEHFDGHDFVADALAGGAIGAVVSRPVEAAPREQLYAVEDTLIALGALAAFRRQALDVPVVAITGSTGKTSTKDLARAAIEGGARVHATSGNFNNRIGMPLTLLATPSEVDVVILELGSNEPGEIATLAAIAQPDIGVVTTVGESHLEKLGSFEGVLTEKLDLLRAVAGRGTCLVGDEPAALVDGARSICPSVRVAGWGERADPALRPEQVEVDVFGGHRFHWHGESLALALPGRHSVANAMIALAIAELVGIAPKDAVQGIASAEPGSLRGEVRRIGGLTVLVDCYNANPQSVRAALDLLRGQSAASRTVAVLGTMLELGKATARLHEELLTFALGLDIDLIVATGAFADTAAATTDADRVLRADDWRSAYPSLRERLEGDEVVLLKASRGVALEGILPSLEQDFGAETPSATAEA; the protein is encoded by the coding sequence TACGTCGCGCTCAGTGGTGAGCATTTCGACGGGCACGACTTCGTTGCCGACGCGCTCGCGGGTGGGGCCATCGGCGCGGTGGTGTCCCGGCCGGTAGAGGCTGCGCCGCGCGAGCAACTGTACGCGGTCGAGGACACGCTCATCGCGCTCGGCGCCTTGGCAGCTTTCCGGCGCCAGGCGCTCGACGTTCCGGTAGTCGCGATCACAGGCTCCACTGGCAAGACGAGCACGAAGGACCTCGCGCGTGCCGCGATCGAAGGCGGAGCCCGAGTTCATGCGACGTCCGGCAACTTCAACAACCGGATCGGCATGCCGCTCACGCTGCTCGCGACGCCGAGCGAGGTCGACGTGGTGATTCTCGAGCTCGGCAGCAACGAGCCGGGCGAGATCGCGACGCTCGCGGCGATCGCCCAGCCGGACATCGGCGTCGTCACGACGGTCGGCGAGAGTCACCTGGAGAAGCTCGGGTCGTTTGAGGGCGTGCTGACCGAGAAGCTCGACCTCCTACGCGCGGTCGCCGGCCGCGGTACCTGCTTGGTTGGCGATGAGCCGGCGGCGCTGGTCGATGGCGCGCGCTCGATCTGCCCCTCGGTGCGGGTCGCCGGGTGGGGTGAGCGCGCCGACCCTGCGCTTCGCCCCGAACAGGTCGAGGTGGACGTATTCGGGGGCCATCGCTTCCATTGGCACGGCGAGAGCCTCGCCCTCGCATTGCCCGGACGGCATTCGGTCGCGAACGCCATGATCGCCCTGGCGATTGCGGAGCTGGTTGGCATCGCTCCGAAGGACGCAGTGCAGGGTATCGCTAGCGCCGAGCCCGGATCGTTGCGGGGTGAGGTCCGACGGATCGGGGGCCTGACCGTCCTCGTCGACTGCTACAACGCCAATCCACAGAGCGTTCGGGCGGCGCTTGACCTGTTGCGGGGCCAGTCAGCGGCATCCCGAACCGTCGCGGTGCTCGGCACCATGCTGGAGTTGGGAAAGGCCACGGCGCGGCTCCACGAAGAGCTACTCACGTTCGCGCTCGGACTCGACATCGATCTGATCGTGGCGACCGGTGCGTTCGCGGATACCGCCGCGGCCACCACCGACGCTGACCGTGTGTTGCGCGCCGACGACTGGCGGAGCGCCTATCCGTCCCTGCGGGAGCGCTTGGAGGGTGACGAAGTCGTGCTCCTGAAGGCGTCCCGTGGCGTCGCGCTCGAGGGCATCTTGCCCTCGCTCGAGCAGGACTTTGGTGCCGAGACGCCGTCGGCTACGGCGGAGGCCTGA
- the murD gene encoding UDP-N-acetylmuramoyl-L-alanine--D-glutamate ligase, with protein sequence MSELSGVSVAIIGLGASGIAAARLALDRGADVYVSDLCTEPAVAAGGADLRTAGARVEMGGHDLERLAGADLVVVSPGILPAAPVLRALSDRGVGWISEPEFAVRFFSAPLIAVTGTNGKTTTTLLVGHLLQAAGLRAAVGGNVGGGLAPAASELALLEESPDWYVLEMSSFQLADVDTFRPDIGVITNLSPDHLDRYSSLDAYYSDKARIFNRADADSVWVLPAGDAAVVSLMAETPGTRFFFGELENPGTHAFVSRSALTLRTEGQADALIPTEELPLLGRHNLGNALAAAITARLAGANAEGLRSGLRTARPLPHRLEPVADRDGVLWVNDSKATNVAATRSALQSLDRPVVLLVGGKDKGEDFSRLVPDGAGVRAVIAYGAAGSRLVSELSGSDLVAGGLESAVRRAAAIAQPGDVVLLSPACSSFDMFENYEERGRLFTALARGAA encoded by the coding sequence ATGAGCGAATTGAGTGGAGTGAGTGTGGCGATCATCGGCCTCGGAGCCAGCGGCATCGCCGCGGCCCGATTGGCCCTCGATAGAGGAGCAGACGTCTATGTCTCGGATTTGTGTACTGAACCCGCAGTTGCAGCTGGTGGAGCCGACCTGCGAACAGCAGGCGCCAGGGTCGAGATGGGAGGACACGACCTCGAGCGATTGGCGGGAGCCGATCTCGTCGTTGTCAGTCCCGGAATACTCCCCGCCGCTCCGGTGCTTCGAGCGCTCTCGGATCGTGGTGTTGGGTGGATCTCCGAGCCTGAGTTCGCCGTTCGGTTCTTCTCTGCACCACTGATCGCGGTCACGGGAACCAATGGGAAGACGACGACGACGCTCTTGGTGGGGCACCTGCTCCAGGCGGCCGGGCTCCGCGCGGCTGTGGGCGGCAATGTGGGCGGCGGGCTCGCGCCAGCGGCCTCGGAGCTCGCTCTGCTCGAGGAGTCTCCAGATTGGTACGTACTGGAAATGAGCTCCTTCCAGCTCGCCGACGTCGACACGTTTCGGCCGGACATCGGAGTGATCACGAACCTGTCACCCGACCACCTCGACCGGTACTCGAGTCTCGACGCATACTATTCCGACAAAGCACGGATCTTCAACCGTGCCGACGCGGACAGCGTCTGGGTGTTACCGGCGGGGGACGCCGCTGTCGTGTCTCTGATGGCGGAGACCCCGGGCACTCGCTTCTTCTTCGGTGAGTTGGAGAACCCGGGAACGCACGCCTTCGTCTCCCGGAGCGCGCTGACGCTTCGCACCGAAGGCCAGGCCGATGCCCTGATCCCAACGGAGGAGCTGCCGCTGCTCGGTCGTCACAACCTGGGCAACGCGCTCGCGGCAGCGATCACGGCACGGCTCGCGGGGGCGAATGCGGAGGGATTGAGGAGTGGTCTGCGGACGGCACGCCCGCTCCCCCACCGGCTCGAGCCGGTGGCCGACCGCGATGGCGTGCTCTGGGTCAACGACTCCAAGGCGACCAACGTCGCGGCGACCCGCTCCGCGCTCCAGAGCCTGGATCGGCCGGTCGTGCTGCTGGTGGGCGGCAAGGACAAGGGAGAGGACTTCTCCCGACTCGTGCCGGACGGCGCGGGCGTGCGCGCGGTCATCGCCTACGGCGCCGCCGGGTCGCGGCTCGTAAGTGAACTGTCGGGAAGCGACCTGGTCGCGGGCGGGCTCGAGAGCGCCGTGCGCCGCGCCGCCGCCATCGCACAGCCTGGCGATGTCGTCCTGCTCTCACCGGCGTGCTCGAGCTTCGACATGTTCGAGAACTACGAAGAACGAGGGCGCCTCTTCACAGCGCTCGCGAGGGGAGCTGCGTGA
- a CDS encoding cell division protein FtsW — MTARPMDVAPAGPILLPDSGLGRGWEGVAVMGLTVLLLSFGLVTLYSASSVLAMRQGLPDTYYLLRQATGAGAGLLVLTACALTPYRWWQRLSWPLLWVSVATLVVLVLPGTEAIAPEIKGSRRWLQVGVVSGQPSEFAKIAVIVWTAAMAVKKAPHFRSLRKGLAPFLVIWSLVLVPIALQPDLSTAVLIGLLGVMIVFAAGVRVSHFLLLGLLIVPFLQKQLAVGFRGDRIEAFLNPAVDPSGAGFQVRQSLVALGSGGLTGVGIGEGRQKFGFLPEAHNDFIFAMIGEEWGLLGVLFLVALYMSIVLVGFRIASRAQDLFGELLALGFTNLIALQAVLHMSVGLGLLPPTGLSLPLVSWGRSNLVVTLAAMGVLISVARAAPGGKAARA; from the coding sequence GTGACGGCCCGCCCCATGGACGTCGCGCCCGCCGGGCCTATCCTCCTGCCCGACTCCGGGCTCGGGCGCGGTTGGGAAGGTGTGGCGGTGATGGGGCTCACGGTGTTGCTGCTTTCCTTCGGGCTCGTGACGCTCTACAGCGCCTCATCGGTGCTGGCGATGCGACAGGGCCTACCCGACACCTACTACCTATTGAGGCAGGCTACCGGCGCGGGCGCAGGGCTTCTGGTCCTGACCGCGTGCGCGCTGACGCCCTACCGTTGGTGGCAACGTCTGTCCTGGCCGTTGCTGTGGGTGAGCGTCGCGACACTCGTCGTGCTCGTTCTCCCCGGAACCGAAGCGATTGCGCCGGAGATCAAGGGCTCGCGTCGCTGGCTGCAGGTCGGTGTTGTATCGGGGCAGCCCTCGGAGTTTGCGAAGATCGCCGTCATCGTGTGGACCGCCGCGATGGCGGTGAAGAAGGCACCGCACTTTCGGTCGCTGCGGAAGGGACTCGCGCCCTTTCTCGTGATCTGGTCGCTGGTGCTGGTCCCGATAGCGCTGCAGCCCGATCTCTCCACAGCGGTGTTGATCGGGCTGCTCGGCGTCATGATCGTCTTCGCGGCCGGAGTACGGGTCTCGCACTTTTTGCTCCTCGGGCTACTGATCGTGCCCTTCCTTCAGAAGCAACTCGCCGTGGGCTTCCGCGGCGACCGGATCGAGGCCTTCCTGAACCCGGCGGTGGATCCCTCCGGCGCGGGCTTCCAGGTCCGTCAGTCGCTCGTTGCACTTGGTTCCGGCGGCTTGACGGGCGTGGGAATAGGGGAGGGGCGGCAGAAGTTCGGATTCCTGCCAGAGGCCCACAACGACTTCATCTTCGCCATGATCGGGGAGGAGTGGGGCCTGCTCGGGGTCCTCTTCCTGGTCGCGCTCTACATGAGCATCGTGCTCGTCGGGTTCCGGATCGCGAGCCGGGCGCAGGATCTTTTCGGCGAGCTGCTGGCGCTCGGCTTCACCAACCTGATCGCGCTCCAGGCCGTGCTGCACATGTCGGTCGGCCTCGGCTTGCTGCCACCGACTGGGCTCTCGTTGCCGCTGGTCTCATGGGGACGCTCGAACTTGGTGGTTACGCTGGCCGCGATGGGCGTCCTCATTTCTGTGGCCCGTGCAGCTCCGGGCGGAAAGGCGGCCCGTGCATGA